The Nitriliruptor alkaliphilus DSM 45188 genome includes a region encoding these proteins:
- a CDS encoding SRPBCC family protein, translating into MWRSGGAVQLEVPAPPSAVYEQVADVTTIGDRSEECHHAAWLPGADPGQVGARFRGRNRFGIARWSRVCEVTEAEPGQRFAFRTIPERIDLSRADSTRWSFTFEPTADGCLVTHEYRIERMPLQPFRWLYGRFLPHHRDMRPHMRRTLEALRDQFSDLPGDPIAQRPR; encoded by the coding sequence TCGGCGGTCTACGAACAGGTCGCCGACGTCACCACGATCGGGGACAGGAGCGAGGAGTGCCACCACGCGGCGTGGCTACCCGGGGCGGACCCCGGCCAGGTCGGCGCGCGGTTCCGGGGGCGCAACCGCTTCGGCATCGCGAGATGGTCGCGGGTGTGTGAGGTCACAGAGGCCGAGCCGGGACAGCGCTTCGCGTTCCGGACGATCCCCGAACGGATCGACCTGTCACGCGCTGACTCGACCCGCTGGTCGTTCACCTTCGAACCGACCGCCGACGGCTGCCTCGTCACCCACGAGTACCGGATCGAGCGCATGCCGCTCCAGCCGTTCCGGTGGCTGTACGGACGCTTCCTGCCGCACCACCGGGACATGCGCCCGCACATGCGGCGAACCCTGGAGGCGCTCCGTGACCAGTTCTCCGACCTCCCGGGCGACCCGATCGCTCAGCGGCCGCGGTAG
- a CDS encoding crotonase/enoyl-CoA hydratase family protein gives MTTTELPTEPTVPATDHVLTDLDGHVFTVTMNRPEVRNAWSAEMLTGLAEAWERIDEDEDIRVAILTGAGGTFCAGADLKAMSASRTSGGDDGFTEGLRTRTTTPFEGMLRSRNVTKPLIAAVEGYALAGGTEILQATDIRVASEAAIFGLTEVQRSLFPLGGSTVRLQRQVSYTRAMEILLLGEHLSAQEALEIGLVGRLVPEGTALDEARRLADRIARNGPLAVQAIKRSVRETADMTEADGLQRELEIGMQVFGSEDAKEGARAFAEKRDPVYRGR, from the coding sequence GTGACCACCACCGAGCTGCCGACGGAGCCCACCGTGCCCGCCACCGACCACGTCCTGACCGACCTCGACGGCCACGTGTTCACCGTGACCATGAACCGGCCCGAGGTGCGCAACGCGTGGTCGGCCGAGATGCTCACCGGCCTGGCCGAGGCGTGGGAGCGCATCGACGAGGACGAGGACATCCGGGTCGCGATCCTGACCGGTGCGGGCGGCACGTTCTGCGCCGGTGCGGACCTCAAGGCGATGAGCGCCTCCCGGACCTCCGGTGGCGACGACGGCTTCACCGAGGGCCTCCGGACGCGCACCACGACACCGTTCGAGGGGATGCTCCGCAGCCGCAACGTCACCAAGCCGTTGATCGCGGCGGTCGAGGGCTACGCGCTGGCCGGCGGGACCGAGATCCTGCAGGCCACCGACATCCGTGTCGCCTCGGAGGCCGCGATCTTTGGGCTGACCGAGGTGCAGCGTTCGCTGTTCCCCCTCGGCGGGTCCACGGTGCGGCTGCAGCGACAGGTGTCCTACACCCGGGCCATGGAGATCCTGCTCCTCGGCGAGCACCTGTCCGCGCAGGAGGCCCTCGAGATCGGCCTCGTCGGACGGCTCGTGCCCGAGGGCACCGCGCTGGACGAGGCCCGGCGCCTGGCCGACCGCATCGCCCGCAACGGGCCCCTCGCGGTCCAGGCGATCAAGCGGTCGGTGCGGGAGACCGCCGACATGACCGAGGCCGACGGGCTGCAGCGCGAGCTCGAGATCGGCATGCAGGTGTTCGGCTCCGAGGATGCCAAGGAGGGCGCCCGCGCCTTCGCCGAGAAGCGCGATCCGGTCTACCGCGGCCGCTGA
- a CDS encoding steroid 3-ketoacyl-CoA thiolase, with protein MDEPVIVEAVRSPIGRRGGWLSGCHPTEVLGQTLEELISRAGIDAGQVDQVVGGCVTQAGEQGANITRYTWLARGLPPHVACTTVDCQCGSAQQANGFVAGLIATGAAEVGIACGVEMMSRVHLGANVLSGPGVPRPADWNLDLPDQFGGAERIATDRGITREDVDALALRSQTNAARAWAEGRFDAETFGVDAPVIDPETRQPTDERHRVTRDQGPRESTMEGLAKLTPVTDGGVHTAGNSSQISDGAAAVLWMSRRKAEALGLRPRARIVAHTLTGADPYYHLDGPRQATTDVLGKAGMKIGDLDLFEVNEAFASVVLSWAREHGPDPDLVNVNGGAIALGHPVGSTGSRLITTALHELERRDGSTALISMCAGGALATGTILERL; from the coding sequence GTGGACGAACCGGTCATCGTCGAGGCGGTACGCAGCCCCATCGGACGCCGTGGCGGCTGGTTGTCCGGGTGCCACCCGACGGAGGTGCTCGGGCAGACGCTCGAGGAGCTGATCTCGCGGGCCGGCATCGACGCCGGGCAGGTCGATCAGGTGGTCGGCGGCTGCGTGACACAGGCCGGCGAGCAGGGCGCCAACATCACGCGCTACACCTGGCTCGCACGGGGCCTGCCACCGCACGTGGCCTGCACGACCGTGGACTGCCAGTGCGGCTCGGCGCAGCAGGCCAACGGGTTCGTGGCCGGGCTGATCGCCACCGGCGCCGCGGAGGTCGGCATCGCGTGCGGGGTCGAGATGATGAGCCGCGTGCACCTCGGCGCCAACGTGCTGTCCGGCCCCGGCGTCCCGCGGCCCGCCGACTGGAACCTCGACCTGCCCGACCAGTTCGGGGGCGCCGAACGCATCGCGACCGACCGCGGCATCACCCGCGAGGACGTGGATGCGCTGGCGCTGCGGTCGCAGACGAACGCGGCCCGGGCCTGGGCCGAGGGTCGGTTCGACGCCGAGACCTTCGGCGTCGACGCACCGGTGATCGATCCGGAGACCAGGCAGCCCACCGACGAGCGCCACCGCGTGACCCGTGACCAGGGGCCCCGCGAGAGCACGATGGAAGGCCTCGCGAAGCTAACGCCGGTGACCGACGGCGGCGTGCACACGGCGGGCAACAGCTCACAGATCTCCGACGGTGCCGCGGCGGTGCTGTGGATGTCACGGCGCAAGGCCGAGGCGCTCGGTCTGCGGCCACGCGCCCGCATCGTGGCCCACACCCTCACCGGCGCCGACCCCTACTACCACCTCGACGGTCCGCGGCAGGCGACGACCGACGTGCTCGGCAAGGCCGGCATGAAGATCGGCGACCTCGACCTGTTCGAGGTCAACGAGGCGTTCGCGTCCGTCGTGCTCTCCTGGGCCCGCGAGCACGGCCCCGACCCGGATCTGGTCAACGTCAACGGTGGTGCGATCGCGCTCGGCCACCCCGTCGGGTCCACCGGCAGCCGGCTGATCACCACCGCCCTCCACGAGCTCGAGCGGCGCGACGGGTCGACGGCCTTGATCTCGATGTGCGCGGGCGGAGCGCTCGCGACCGGCACCATCCTGGAGCGACTGTGA
- a CDS encoding bifunctional MaoC family dehydratase N-terminal/OB-fold nucleic acid binding domain-containing protein — translation MTTDGIVEAVRSIVAEGAGEVHHAPDPVNVPMIRHWVRALGDDNPAYLDEEVAAATPHGGTIAPPAMLGVWTMDCPRSDGGPRDRAMRVLDEAGFTSVVATDYEHDYLRQLRPGDRVRERRSIESISARKTTALGDGYFVTVRYDYDDEDGQPVGVGRMRLLKFRPARTGGSPAAPEPAAMPRPRPAINRDTAHVWEGYAAGEIRLQRCADCGQLRHPPGPMCPACRSTDWGIELAAGTGTVASVVEHHHPPLPGFELPHTVALVELDEGPRLVSHLAPGESGPLAIGDRVHLVCEAVPGAARDGEPDLVLPLIRTGGDG, via the coding sequence GTGACCACGGACGGCATCGTCGAGGCGGTGCGTTCCATCGTGGCCGAGGGCGCGGGTGAGGTCCACCACGCCCCCGATCCGGTCAACGTGCCGATGATCCGGCACTGGGTCCGCGCGCTCGGCGACGACAACCCGGCCTACCTCGACGAGGAGGTCGCGGCGGCGACACCGCACGGTGGAACCATCGCGCCGCCGGCCATGCTCGGGGTGTGGACGATGGACTGCCCCCGCAGCGACGGCGGACCGCGCGACCGGGCGATGCGGGTCCTCGACGAGGCCGGCTTCACCTCCGTGGTGGCCACCGACTACGAGCACGACTACCTGCGCCAGCTCCGCCCTGGGGACCGGGTCCGTGAACGGCGCTCCATCGAGTCGATCTCGGCGCGCAAGACCACCGCGCTCGGCGACGGGTACTTCGTGACCGTCCGCTACGACTACGACGACGAGGACGGGCAGCCGGTCGGGGTCGGTCGCATGCGGTTGCTCAAGTTCCGTCCGGCCCGCACGGGAGGCAGCCCCGCGGCGCCCGAGCCGGCGGCGATGCCGCGACCGCGGCCCGCGATCAACCGGGACACCGCCCACGTGTGGGAGGGCTACGCCGCCGGCGAGATCCGCCTGCAACGGTGCGCCGACTGCGGGCAGCTGCGCCACCCACCCGGACCCATGTGCCCGGCCTGTCGTTCGACGGACTGGGGGATCGAGCTCGCCGCGGGGACCGGCACGGTCGCCAGCGTCGTCGAGCACCACCACCCCCCGCTGCCCGGCTTCGAGCTGCCCCACACCGTCGCCCTGGTCGAGCTCGACGAGGGTCCCCGGCTGGTCTCGCACCTGGCGCCGGGCGAGTCCGGCCCGCTCGCGATCGGTGACCGGGTCCACCTCGTCTGCGAGGCGGTGCCCGGTGCAGCTCGCGACGGCGAACCGGACCTGGTCCTGCCCCTGATCCGCACCGGAGGTGACGGGTGA
- a CDS encoding MaoC/PaaZ C-terminal domain-containing protein yields the protein MTATDAPTTSASDVPIGPQVGDGLPGLELDVSPTLIVAGALASRDLEEVHHDPGLARDRGSEDIFLNILTSNGLVLRLVTDWAGPSARIDRARIRLGIPAYAGDRLVLAGEVTAVTEEADEVLVEVTVTGEVSTGTHVRGTVTVALPGGGS from the coding sequence GTGACCGCGACGGACGCGCCGACGACGTCGGCCTCCGACGTGCCCATCGGGCCGCAGGTCGGAGATGGGTTGCCCGGCCTGGAGCTCGACGTCAGCCCGACCTTGATCGTCGCGGGTGCGCTGGCGTCCCGGGACCTCGAGGAGGTCCATCACGATCCGGGCCTGGCGCGCGACCGCGGATCGGAGGACATCTTCCTCAACATCCTGACCTCCAACGGGCTGGTGCTGCGGCTGGTCACCGACTGGGCCGGGCCGTCGGCACGCATCGACCGGGCCCGCATCCGCCTCGGCATCCCCGCCTACGCCGGCGACCGCCTCGTGCTGGCCGGCGAGGTGACCGCCGTCACCGAGGAGGCCGACGAGGTGCTGGTCGAGGTGACCGTGACCGGCGAGGTGTCCACGGGGACCCATGTCCGCGGCACCGTGACGGTGGCGCTGCCCGGAGGTGGCTCGTGA
- a CDS encoding lipid-transfer protein gives MTRATAIAGIGATEFSKDSGRSELQLACEAVAAAIADAGLQPSDIDGLTTFTMDSSPEIDVARNVGLGELTFTSRVHYGGGAACATVAQAAMAVATGAAEVVVAYRAFNERSGRRFGTGRSDWEPSAEGVGFSWYVPFGFMTPAAWVAMQSAAYLHAAGADGDDLGRVSVAARRHAATNPAAHFHGRPITLDDHRASRPVVTPLRLLDCCQETDGGQAIVITSAERARDLPHPPAVIVGAAQGSGDGQEQMTSLQRGDLAVLDEAVVTARHLWASTGLSAGDISTAVLYDHFTPYVLMQLEAYGFCRRGEAKDLVADGGIELDGRLPVNTHGGQLGEAYLHGMNGVAEAVRQVRGTAVNQVDEVEHVLVTAGTGVPTSALVLGTDR, from the coding sequence GTGACGCGCGCGACCGCGATCGCCGGCATCGGCGCCACCGAGTTCTCCAAGGACTCCGGACGCTCCGAGCTGCAGCTGGCGTGTGAGGCCGTCGCCGCGGCGATCGCGGACGCGGGGCTCCAGCCCTCGGACATCGACGGGTTGACCACCTTCACGATGGACTCGAGCCCCGAGATCGACGTCGCCCGGAACGTGGGGCTCGGCGAGCTCACCTTCACCTCCCGGGTGCACTACGGCGGCGGCGCCGCGTGCGCGACCGTGGCCCAGGCGGCCATGGCGGTCGCGACCGGAGCGGCCGAGGTGGTGGTGGCCTACCGCGCCTTCAACGAACGGTCCGGTCGCCGTTTCGGCACGGGGCGCAGCGACTGGGAGCCGTCCGCCGAGGGCGTCGGGTTCAGCTGGTACGTGCCGTTCGGGTTCATGACCCCCGCGGCGTGGGTGGCGATGCAGTCGGCCGCCTACCTGCACGCGGCAGGCGCCGACGGTGACGACCTCGGGCGGGTCAGCGTGGCCGCCCGCCGCCACGCTGCGACCAACCCGGCCGCCCACTTCCACGGCCGGCCGATCACGCTGGACGACCACCGCGCCTCGCGACCCGTGGTCACCCCGCTGCGGTTGCTCGACTGCTGCCAGGAGACCGACGGTGGGCAGGCGATCGTGATCACCTCCGCCGAACGCGCCCGGGACCTGCCCCACCCACCGGCCGTGATCGTCGGTGCCGCCCAGGGCAGCGGTGACGGCCAGGAACAGATGACCTCCCTGCAGCGAGGTGACCTCGCCGTCCTCGACGAGGCCGTCGTCACCGCCCGGCACCTGTGGGCGTCGACCGGGCTCTCGGCGGGCGACATCAGCACGGCCGTGCTCTACGACCACTTCACCCCGTACGTGCTCATGCAGCTCGAGGCGTACGGGTTCTGTCGCCGTGGCGAGGCCAAGGACCTGGTCGCCGACGGTGGGATCGAGCTGGACGGTCGTCTGCCGGTCAACACCCACGGCGGGCAGCTCGGTGAGGCCTACCTGCACGGCATGAACGGTGTCGCCGAGGCCGTCCGCCAGGTGCGGGGTACCGCCGTCAACCAGGTCGACGAGGTCGAGCACGTCCTCGTCACCGCCGGGACCGGCGTGCCCACGAGCGCGCTCGTGCTCGGCACGGATCGTTAG
- a CDS encoding NAD(P)H-dependent flavin oxidoreductase, producing MGLSTPLSRDLGIDVPLVAFTYEPAVAAAVSRAGGLGVLGALRFTPEELDDALAFVAREAGGAPFGVNVVTPVSSEVVDADPVDLATKLESMIPDAHRDFVEQVLEEFDVPPLPEGEEPPRGVLGWTPQTGAPQTEIALKHRPALFSSALGPPPAESIAAAHDLGIPVAALVGKVEQAIKQRDAGVDIVVAQGTEAAGHTGEVATFVLVPQVVDALQGAPVLAAGGIADGRGLAAALALGAQGAWTGSVWLLTEEMGLPKATQQLLLDAGPRDTLRSRALTGKPARQVRTPWIDRWEDPATPDPLAMPLQYLLTVDANARFRHHGRHDLAGSPAGQVVGRLDAVRPVAEVVAEMRAGAEAAVARLREAAGDGVPA from the coding sequence GTGGGCCTCTCGACCCCCCTCAGCCGCGACCTCGGCATCGACGTCCCGCTGGTCGCGTTCACCTACGAACCCGCGGTCGCGGCGGCGGTCAGTCGCGCGGGTGGCCTCGGCGTCCTCGGCGCGCTGCGCTTCACGCCCGAGGAGCTCGACGACGCGCTGGCGTTCGTCGCGCGCGAGGCCGGTGGCGCCCCCTTCGGCGTCAACGTGGTCACGCCGGTCAGCTCCGAGGTCGTCGACGCCGACCCGGTCGACCTGGCGACCAAGCTCGAGTCGATGATCCCCGACGCCCACCGCGACTTCGTCGAGCAGGTGCTCGAGGAGTTCGACGTGCCGCCGCTGCCCGAGGGCGAGGAGCCGCCACGCGGCGTGCTCGGGTGGACGCCGCAGACCGGTGCACCCCAGACCGAGATCGCGCTGAAGCACCGTCCGGCGCTGTTCTCGTCCGCGCTCGGTCCGCCACCGGCCGAGTCGATCGCGGCGGCCCACGACCTCGGGATCCCGGTCGCGGCCCTCGTCGGCAAGGTGGAGCAGGCGATCAAGCAACGGGACGCCGGCGTGGACATCGTCGTGGCGCAGGGGACCGAGGCCGCCGGTCACACCGGCGAGGTCGCGACCTTCGTGCTCGTGCCGCAGGTCGTCGACGCGCTGCAGGGCGCCCCGGTGCTGGCCGCGGGCGGCATCGCCGACGGACGCGGCCTGGCCGCCGCGCTGGCCCTCGGCGCGCAGGGTGCGTGGACCGGCTCGGTGTGGTTGCTGACCGAGGAGATGGGCCTGCCGAAGGCGACCCAGCAGCTGCTCCTCGACGCCGGTCCACGCGACACGTTGCGATCCCGGGCGCTGACCGGCAAGCCCGCCCGCCAGGTCCGCACGCCCTGGATCGACCGGTGGGAGGACCCTGCGACGCCCGATCCGCTCGCGATGCCGCTGCAGTACCTGCTGACGGTCGACGCCAACGCCCGGTTCCGCCACCACGGCCGGCACGACCTGGCCGGCTCGCCGGCGGGGCAGGTCGTCGGTCGCCTCGACGCGGTCCGACCCGTCGCCGAGGTCGTGGCCGAGATGCGGGCCGGCGCCGAGGCGGCGGTCGCGCGCCTGCGGGAGGCGGCCGGCGACGGGGTGCCCGCGTGA
- a CDS encoding acyl-CoA synthetase, protein MAELGLWRIAASQPDRPAVVDVDHRTRTAGELARASNRLVHALRSRGLQPDDVVATLVPNGFTYVETLLACQQAGWHLVPINHHLAAREVAYIVEDAGAKAFIGDVRFADLLTDTAPHLTLAPSGRFSVGGEVAGFGSYEDLLDDQPGTLPEDRLAGGIMTYTSGTTGQPKGVKRPLPGIDPDEQAMRATFLNAMFGLTDPDHVHLVVAPLYHTAVVNFAQAALHAGHRLVLMDGWSPEGTLERIERYGVTSSHMVPTMFNRLLKLPDEVREAADVSSLRCMIHSAAPCPVDLKRAMLDWWGPVIYEYYAATEGGGTIATPEDWERKPGTVGKPWPISEVVVLDDDGRELPPGEVGTVWMRMGEHRFEYRGDPEKTQQAWNERGFFTVGDVGELDEDGFLFLRDRKVDMIISGGVNIYPAEIESVLLAHPAVLDVAVFGVPNDDFGEEVKAAVEVTADRTPGPDLEAELIAHCREHLGGYKVPRSVDFPDTFPRDPNGKVYKRRLRDPYWVDRTSALV, encoded by the coding sequence GTGGCGGAGCTGGGCCTGTGGCGGATCGCGGCGAGCCAGCCGGACCGGCCGGCGGTCGTGGACGTCGACCACCGGACACGGACCGCCGGTGAGCTGGCCAGGGCCAGCAACCGCCTGGTCCACGCGCTGCGATCCCGGGGCCTGCAGCCCGATGACGTGGTCGCGACCCTGGTGCCCAACGGCTTCACGTACGTCGAGACGCTCCTCGCCTGCCAGCAGGCGGGCTGGCACCTCGTCCCGATCAACCACCACCTGGCCGCCCGCGAGGTGGCCTACATCGTCGAGGACGCCGGTGCGAAGGCCTTCATCGGGGACGTGCGGTTCGCCGACCTGCTGACCGACACCGCGCCGCACCTGACCCTGGCCCCGTCGGGTCGGTTCAGCGTCGGCGGTGAGGTCGCGGGCTTCGGTTCGTACGAGGACCTGCTCGATGATCAGCCGGGCACCCTGCCCGAGGACCGCCTCGCCGGCGGGATCATGACCTACACCTCGGGCACCACGGGCCAGCCGAAGGGCGTCAAGCGCCCGCTGCCGGGCATCGATCCCGACGAGCAGGCGATGCGTGCCACGTTCCTGAACGCCATGTTCGGTCTGACCGACCCCGACCACGTGCACCTGGTGGTCGCCCCGCTCTACCACACGGCGGTCGTCAACTTCGCCCAGGCCGCGTTGCACGCGGGCCACCGCCTGGTGCTGATGGACGGCTGGAGCCCCGAGGGCACCCTCGAACGCATCGAGCGCTACGGGGTGACCTCCTCCCACATGGTGCCGACGATGTTCAACCGGCTCCTCAAGCTCCCGGACGAGGTCCGCGAGGCGGCCGACGTCTCGAGCCTGCGCTGCATGATCCACTCCGCGGCCCCCTGCCCGGTCGACCTCAAACGCGCGATGCTCGACTGGTGGGGGCCGGTCATCTACGAGTACTACGCCGCGACCGAGGGTGGCGGCACCATCGCCACCCCCGAGGACTGGGAGCGCAAGCCCGGCACGGTCGGCAAGCCCTGGCCGATCTCGGAGGTCGTCGTGCTCGACGACGACGGCAGGGAGCTCCCGCCCGGCGAGGTCGGCACCGTCTGGATGCGGATGGGTGAGCACCGCTTCGAGTACCGCGGCGACCCGGAGAAGACCCAGCAGGCCTGGAACGAGCGCGGGTTCTTCACCGTCGGCGACGTCGGTGAGCTCGACGAGGACGGCTTCCTGTTCCTGCGTGACCGCAAGGTCGACATGATCATCTCCGGCGGGGTCAACATCTACCCGGCCGAGATCGAGTCGGTCCTGCTGGCCCACCCGGCGGTCCTGGACGTCGCGGTCTTCGGGGTGCCGAACGACGACTTCGGCGAGGAGGTCAAGGCGGCCGTCGAGGTGACCGCCGACCGGACCCCCGGCCCCGACCTCGAGGCCGAGCTGATCGCTCACTGCCGCGAGCACCTCGGGGGCTACAAGGTCCCGCGCTCGGTCGACTTCCCCGACACCTTCCCGCGCGACCCGAACGGCAAGGTCTACAAGCGCCGGCTGCGCGACCCGTACTGGGTCGACCGCACCTCCGCGCTGGTCTGA
- a CDS encoding Zn-ribbon domain-containing OB-fold protein: MTAATTRSEDGRADVLEAPHVLEFPYTRSTGPILGAFLTGLRDGRVLGIRARDGRVLVPPQEFDPGTAESLTEDELVEVAPVGTVRSWSWNPRPRPGQPFEHPFAWVLVQLDGADTSLLHAVDADGPDALEVGARVRIRWAEERTGTIHDIAGFELGEEPAGVPDGAAHDEPVTVVTTPIRLDYRYTPGVATSVFLRGTQERRFLGMRCASCAKVYLPPRGSCSMCGEPYAETVEVAQTGTVATFATVNVNFASREVDLPYAAVEVRFDGADITCQFLIQGVSVDEVRMGMRVRAVWREGELEPTLSNVTHVEPIDEPDAPFESYAEFV, from the coding sequence GTGACCGCAGCGACGACGCGATCCGAGGACGGTCGGGCCGACGTGCTCGAGGCTCCGCACGTCCTCGAGTTCCCCTACACCCGCTCGACGGGCCCGATCCTCGGCGCGTTCCTCACCGGGCTCCGGGACGGCCGCGTCCTCGGCATCCGTGCCCGTGACGGTCGAGTGCTGGTGCCGCCGCAGGAGTTCGACCCGGGCACGGCCGAGTCGCTCACCGAGGACGAGCTCGTCGAGGTCGCACCCGTCGGCACGGTGCGGTCCTGGTCGTGGAACCCGAGGCCCCGCCCCGGGCAGCCGTTCGAGCACCCCTTCGCCTGGGTGCTGGTGCAGCTCGACGGGGCCGACACCTCGCTGCTGCACGCGGTCGACGCCGACGGCCCCGACGCGCTCGAGGTCGGGGCACGGGTCCGCATCCGGTGGGCCGAGGAGCGGACCGGCACGATCCACGACATCGCCGGGTTCGAGCTCGGCGAGGAGCCAGCCGGGGTCCCGGACGGTGCGGCCCACGACGAGCCCGTCACCGTCGTGACCACGCCGATCCGGCTGGACTACCGCTACACACCTGGCGTGGCGACGAGCGTCTTCCTGCGCGGCACCCAGGAGCGCCGCTTCCTCGGGATGCGCTGTGCCAGCTGCGCGAAGGTCTACCTGCCGCCCCGAGGGTCGTGCTCGATGTGCGGCGAGCCCTACGCCGAGACGGTGGAGGTGGCCCAGACCGGCACGGTCGCCACCTTCGCCACCGTCAACGTCAACTTCGCGTCACGCGAGGTGGATCTGCCCTACGCCGCGGTGGAGGTGCGCTTCGACGGTGCCGACATCACCTGCCAGTTCCTGATCCAGGGGGTCAGCGTCGACGAGGTGCGGATGGGCATGCGGGTGCGTGCCGTCTGGCGGGAGGGCGAGCTCGAGCCGACGTTGTCGAACGTCACCCACGTCGAGCCGATCGACGAACCCGACGCGCCGTTCGAGTCCTACGCGGAGTTCGTCTGA
- a CDS encoding lipid-transfer protein, which produces MAETPVCIVSYARYTTRADEVHNEIEMLLPVVAQALEPVQLSAQDVGFVCSGSSDYLAGQPFAFVGALDAIGPWPPLAESHVEMDGAFALFEAYLRLQHGDIDTALVYAFGKSSPGDLSRVLALQTDPYTVAPMFPDAVSMAGLQARALLDTGEVSERDVAEVVARSLRDADGDPFATRSGQLTVEEVLARPKVADPLRDLDCATVADGCSVVVLATLERARELVEHPVAITGIDHRLDPPSLGARDLTTSPSTRAAAAGAGVGVGAEANVGGDFDLAELHAPFAHQELILRRELGLNGTTRINPSGGALASNPVMAAGLDRFGQAATRLAAGEGTRALVHATSGPCLQQNLVAVLERDGGTR; this is translated from the coding sequence ATGGCCGAGACCCCCGTCTGCATCGTCAGCTACGCCCGGTACACGACGCGGGCCGACGAGGTGCACAACGAGATCGAGATGCTCCTGCCCGTCGTCGCGCAGGCGCTCGAACCCGTGCAGCTCAGCGCCCAGGACGTGGGGTTCGTCTGTTCGGGCTCCTCGGACTACCTCGCCGGCCAGCCGTTCGCCTTCGTCGGGGCGCTCGATGCCATCGGCCCGTGGCCACCCTTGGCCGAGAGCCACGTCGAGATGGACGGTGCCTTCGCCCTGTTCGAGGCCTACCTGCGGCTGCAGCACGGCGACATCGACACCGCCCTCGTGTACGCCTTCGGCAAGTCCTCACCGGGGGACCTGTCGCGCGTCCTCGCACTGCAGACCGACCCGTACACCGTGGCGCCGATGTTCCCCGACGCGGTCTCGATGGCGGGCCTGCAGGCGCGGGCGCTGCTCGACACCGGTGAGGTCTCCGAGCGTGACGTGGCGGAGGTGGTCGCACGCTCGCTGCGGGACGCCGACGGCGACCCCTTCGCAACGCGGTCCGGCCAGCTGACGGTGGAGGAGGTCCTGGCGCGGCCGAAGGTCGCCGACCCCCTGCGCGACCTCGACTGCGCGACCGTGGCGGACGGTTGTTCGGTGGTCGTGCTGGCCACCCTCGAACGCGCACGCGAGCTGGTCGAGCACCCCGTGGCCATCACGGGCATCGACCACCGCCTGGATCCGCCGTCCCTCGGAGCCCGCGACCTGACCACCTCGCCGTCGACCCGGGCGGCTGCGGCCGGGGCGGGGGTGGGGGTCGGTGCAGAGGCGAACGTCGGTGGCGACTTCGACCTCGCCGAACTGCACGCCCCGTTCGCCCACCAGGAGCTGATCCTGCGTCGCGAGCTCGGCCTGAACGGAACGACGCGGATCAACCCCTCAGGCGGGGCGCTCGCGTCCAACCCCGTGATGGCGGCGGGGCTGGACCGGTTCGGGCAGGCCGCGACCCGTCTCGCCGCCGGTGAGGGGACACGCGCACTGGTGCACGCCACCTCCGGACCCTGCCTCCAGCAGAACCTCGTGGCCGTGCTCGAACGTGACGGAGGGACGCGCTGA